In Apis cerana isolate GH-2021 linkage group LG3, AcerK_1.0, whole genome shotgun sequence, the sequence CGGCCAACCATAAACCTCCGCCGCTGCGCACTTCGCTCTTCGAACACCACTTTCGCGTGGTGCCAAAGATCGCGCCCGCAGCGAAATCCACGATTCACCGAGCGAGATTCTACACCGGCGTATACCACGGGTTATACCGCCTCGACTATCCGAGATGTTGGCGGATAGTTGGCGTGACCGATAGCAAAGATCTCGTCGATTACACGCCACATGCCCTTGAAAGCGATGGAACAACGCGAAACAATTGCGTGATGCAAAGAATGGTCAACTGAAACGCGATCGATTGCTTCGCGATAATTTCGATCTACACTTACCGATCGAGCCTCTGTTCCTATCCTTGCTAAATACAGTTGGACCGTTGTTGCTACCCGTTTTCCTTATTCGAAATTCCTTTCATCTTACTATTGAgtgtgcgtatatatatacatatgtatatataaatgaccGTTTTGTGATTGTtggggaaggaaagaaaaaaagaagaagaaaaatgtgaGAGTGAAACGAATGAAAACAAGACGGATCGTTATTCGTTATTCGTTTATCGCTCGATTTGTTTTATCGCTCTTCGCTTTATGAAAGCGAAGTTTTTTATTGGAGTAGAGTCCACTCCAAGATAACACCAACGCTTCGCTTTGTTCCTACTCTACCGATGCAGCGATACAAATGCATCCCCGAGATCGTACCcaatactaattattatacgtatttattatgtaattatatatgtaattattatacgtatatacgtataatatatacgtatatattatatatatatatatatatatatatatatatgtacgctTTTGCCAGACTGATTTGAACCTCGGTAAGGACTCGGTGATAAGAGTTTGAAGGTCGACTATTACCGCGACTTCCGCCTGCAACGTCGGAGATCTCGTCGACCGATACACTGGTATTTGCATGCGCGCATCGTCGAAAATGGTTCGTGGAAAAGGTGGTGTTCcttcaaaaatgtaaaatgctCGATTTGTTCGAGATTTCACTCCCTGTTTCTCTACTCTGGGCTcgtgaaaaaaagaggaaaaaagggaagagaaacGACGCGTTTCACTCGTTCGACGCGAATCAATTCTGACCAACGTTGCCCTATATACCGTATCTGCCATTAACTGATATTGCAACGCGACGGTGAGCTCGCGTGCAGATAAAACCGCGACAATTAGCATACGTGAGGTCAGTCGATGGATTATTCGACGAGAAAGAGGCGCGATGGAACGTCACACCTGCAGTGTCTTGGACGCCTCGTTGAGGCGATATGCACCAAATAGAGCCTTCCTTTCGTATTCCACGAATAAAATACCCggtaaatctatttatttatccattcGTTGCTGCGATttcgtgaattattattttcgtaacaAATTAAGTAGCTTAAAGGAAATACAagattaattacatttctttttgttccAAGATTtgtgaaaaacaattttttcgccATTTAGAAGAATACAACGATACGGAAAAATTTGCATCACTTAGCTTATTTACAATGAAATGAATGTGAAGCTATGTATCCGATATTCGCGTGCATTCACTTTACGCtcacgttattattatttcctataTTAAGACGCACGCGTGGGataataaattgtgaaaaaaatgcGAATGTTTTGTGTCATATCATCCAACATTTCTTATCTCTAACACTTTTGATcggtgtaaatatattaacgagACGATATAACCTGTATATTACACGATATTACTCCTAATGACAACTTTACTTTCAGACAATTGGATTCGACGAGTGATAAATCATACATACTTCGCTCCAATTAAATTCTGTGACGTTCAGCAACGTTTCTTTTCAAGGTGGGATCGCCTTGGCCGAAGATTAATGAACCTGTGCCTACTTTTGAAGCGGGGCTTTGTCAAGGCCGGCACGAAAGGTGTTCCATTCCATTCAGCGAATGGAATGGGCGCGTAAACGGCTCTCTAAATCGAGATTAGGGCGTGTTCAAAGGCGAGGCGGCTGCTTTTCATTACGCCTTTCGTACTTTTGCCGATCCCTGACATACAACAGAATCCAAGTAACGAATTTCGCGCGCTCCCcagataaatcttattttattattatcttatcttccctctcttctccctctttcgCGTTTCCAGGCAATTTTCCAATCCTCGAGAAGGACAGAGTCCTGGACCGTTGTCCAAAAGGGGGTGGGGAAAAGATCGGCCAATTATTGTTGAAAGATCGGCCAATAAAGACGAAACGAAACAGCTCTTTAtggaaatataagaaagaaaattttcttttcagatCAGATACCAACATTATCTTTCTCTTGTTCCAGATACCAGATCTGCGAAACATCCTCTTCGATGACCTTGAACTTTACCGATCTAAGAACAAAAATCTATAAGAAATTGCGTGGTATTTTGGAAAGGAAGAGTTCGTTACGCGAGAGTCgagtgaatttattataaaaagagagaaggagagagaaataataatttgttaattaacgcGCTGCGTTATGATgattataaaagtttcattttgaaattggattaaaattaaaaaatatatatatatatatatatatatatacatttatgatCTTCTTTTTATAGCAAAAGCACTCAagtttattaacatataacaCTGCGAGTTAATCTCGTTAAGAAAGTTGATATATGGACGAATTAAATCATTCTCAAGAGAATCCGGCGGAGGCGTGCAGGCGTTTACGTTTAGAAATGCAAATTGACCGATTCGATCAATTTGTAACATTAAACGATTCATCCTCtgtgcaattatttttatatccgaCAAGGATTAAGCGGGTTGTGTTCGCTGTTGCGAAAGGGAAACTCGATAAAAATACTACGAAACTCGTGACAATTAGGTATTCCGGGGATTCTCGATGATTTCTTCGCTTTCTATGACGCAATTGGATACATTCACGCTTGACATTGTTATGTGGCAACAGATACGGATGGCTTGCACGCAAAAACCGTTAAATTTGTGTGACCAATCATTGTGCACGTCCGACTGAATGTTAAGAAAGAATGCTGAACAAATAAGGGGGTAAATGCAACGACTTGTCAATCAGGGTCGTAATACGGTAGCATACAGAAAGATCGTTGCATACAAAtcgtatttattcaaatagcgCGGAAATGTTTCGTTGAACGAGTCGGTGAAGTTTGCTGATAATCTACTGGAAAGGATTTATTTACAacaaaatattacgaaaagagaatatttttgcataaatagttattcaaatttttaatgtaattatattaagatgTGAATACGAAATTCATagttcttttatttcaagaatttttattcgtaaagaTTCGAAGGATCGAATCAAAATTGAGGTTAGgtcgaaagaaaagattacgaaaagagaatatttttgcataaacagttattcaaatttttaatgtaattatattaagatgTGAATAGGAAGCTCATagttcttttatttcaagaatttttattcgtaaagaTTCGAAGGATCGAATCAAAATTGAGGTTAggtcgaaagaaaatattacaaaaagggaatatttttgcagaaatagttattcaaatttttaatgtaattatattaagatgTGAATACGAAATTCATagttcttttatttcaagaatttttattcgtaaaaattcgaatcaaaGTTGAGATTAGatcgaaacgaatattatGGAAGGAgtcaaaaacatttttacagaaacaattcatcaaaatttttaatataattacattaagaCATCATTGAATGCActtatagttttttattttacgaatttttatattcattcgtaaaaattcgaatcaaaATTGAGGTTAGGTCGAAACGAAATATCAcgtgaaaaacatttttataaaaacaattcatcaaaatttttaatgtaattacatTGAATAGActtatagttttttattttttatatttttttattattatttttatattatattttattttaatatttatttttgtttcttatcttacgaatttttatattcattcgtAAAAATTCGAAGGATCCAATCAAAGTTGAGGTTAactcgaaacgaaatattacgaaaggagtcaaaaacatttttata encodes:
- the LOC108001078 gene encoding uncharacterized protein LOC108001078 codes for the protein MERHTCSVLDASLRRYAPNRAFLSYSTNKIPDNWIRRVINHTYFAPIKFCDVQQRFFSRYQICETSSSMTLNFTDLRTKIYKKLRGILERKSSLRESRVNLL